A single genomic interval of Hemibagrus wyckioides isolate EC202008001 linkage group LG13, SWU_Hwy_1.0, whole genome shotgun sequence harbors:
- the mxtx2 gene encoding mix-type homeobox gene 2: MWSDSIVGKDGASQASKIAGRRKRTSFTKEHLELLRMAFSVDPYPGISVRESLSQATGLPESRIQVWFQNKRARTLKNRATRSSPQPEATSSLPSPFLPPHMVGVKESRQPAFNVSQPQLREDGEQDCFFTDLSPQNFGLPPSGAHCSTPSIRPRQDRLMGTSLSPSSFHSDLEVTPVGWGSMRVQTSPECLWSPPMQGTGNNSKDESQVFLYPPPPYPHGSVRSGFLNSLKSTSPDSADSAFWDMGLENTPPTPCSQSGSGLWDESAQEQPLAPLPNLSSQCLEEVLGEMEPGWWKINGQMELQ; the protein is encoded by the exons ATGTGGTCTGATAGCATTGTTG gTAAAGATGGAGCATCTCAGGCCAGTAAGATTGCAGGCAGGAGGAAGCGGACCAGTTTCACCAAAGAGCACTTGGAGCTCCTTAGAATGGCTTTTAGCGTGGACCCATACCCAGGCATTAGTGTCAGAGAAAGTCTATCGCAAGCCACTGGCCTTCCAGAGTCACGAATTCAG GTATGGTTCCAGAACAAGAGAGCAAGAACCCTAAAGAACAGAGCCACTCGGAGCTCACCTCAACCTGAAGCTACTTCTTCACTGCCCAGTCCTTTCCTGCCACCTCACATGGTCGGTGTAAAAGAAAGTAGACAACCAGCATTTAACGTCTCTCAACCTCAGCTGAGAGAAGATGGTGAGCAGGACTGCTTCTTTACTGACTTGTCTCCACAAAATTTTGGCCTTCCACCGAGTGGAGCTCACTGCAGCACTCCATCCATCAGACCACGCCAAGACAGGCTGATGGGCACTAGCTTGAGTCCTTCCTCTTTTCACTCTGACTTGGAAGTTACTCCAGTTGGCTGGGGCTCTATGAGAGTACAGACCTCCCCAGAGTGTCTGTGGAGTCCACCAATGCAGGGCACTGGAAACAACAGCAAAGATGAGAGCCAGGTCTTTCtctatcctcctcctccttatcctCATGGCAGTGTGAGGTCTGGATTTCTCAACAGCTTGAAGTCAACCTCCCCTGACTCTGCAGATTCTGCGTTTTGGGACATGGGACTGGAAAACACGCCACCCACGCCATGTTCTCAGAGTGGAAGCGGCCTGTGGGATGAATCTGCTCAGGAGCAGCCTCTGGCCCCGCTGCCCAATCTGTCTTCTCAGTGTCTAGAGGAAGTTCTTGGAGAGATGGAACCAGGCTGGTGGAAGATTAATGGACAGATGGAGCTTCAATAA